A single genomic interval of Lacrimispora sphenoides JCM 1415 harbors:
- a CDS encoding ABC transporter ATP-binding protein, translated as MRLEAKDISFRYDNGNRQILNNLTMYMDSGERVGLIAPSGFGKTTCCKILAGYEKPDHGEVLLDGKPLSSCKGYCPVQMIWQHPENSVNPRLKLKEVLKEGDGVEDRVIEGLGIEPEWLNRYPAEVSGGELQRFCIARALGGGTMFLLADEISTMLDLITQSQIWNFLMSEVERRNIGLLVVSHSQGLLERVCTRRLDLRGQ; from the coding sequence GTGAGACTGGAAGCAAAAGACATATCATTCCGATATGATAATGGGAATAGGCAGATATTAAATAATCTGACCATGTACATGGACAGCGGGGAACGTGTGGGGCTGATTGCTCCCAGCGGTTTTGGGAAGACCACTTGCTGCAAAATTCTTGCCGGATATGAAAAACCGGATCATGGAGAGGTGCTTTTAGACGGAAAGCCCCTTTCTTCCTGCAAGGGATATTGTCCGGTCCAGATGATCTGGCAGCATCCGGAAAACTCTGTAAACCCAAGGCTTAAGCTTAAAGAGGTTTTAAAGGAGGGAGATGGAGTAGAAGACCGGGTGATCGAAGGTCTGGGTATCGAACCGGAATGGTTAAACCGGTACCCGGCTGAGGTTTCGGGAGGTGAGCTTCAGCGTTTCTGCATTGCCCGGGCGCTTGGCGGCGGAACCATGTTTCTCCTTGCGGATGAGATCAGTACCATGCTTGATTTGATCACCCAGAGCCAGATCTGGAATTTTCTCATGTCAGAAGTGGAGAGACGTAACATCGGCCTTTTGGTAGTCAGTCATTCCCAGGGCCTTTTAGAACGTGTATGCACAAGGAGACTTGATCTGCGCGGGCAATGA
- the larC gene encoding nickel pincer cofactor biosynthesis protein LarC, whose product MGKILYLECNSGISGDMTVGALLDLGADKQAFTKALQSLGVDGYHLHFGRTRKCGLDAYDFDVHLENEKHGHKRDHDNDHDLDYSHDQSHDHAHNHDHSHDHDHSHDHDHDHNQSHDHPQVHRNLQDIYAIIDRLDSNSRVKAMAKRMFDIVAEAESKAHGIPVEEVHFHEVGAIDSIVDIIGVAVCVDSLGVDEIVVSPLSEGYGSIRCQHGVIPVPVPATANIVSAHGLKLRLTDNEGEMVTPTGAAIAAALGTRTNLPSSFQILKTGLGAGKKDFKQANVLRAMLLLEEEEGAGENMWVLEANIDDCSGESFGFAMESLLEAGAADVWYTPVFMKKNRPAYMLSLICREEEISRMEDILFIQTTTIGVRRYPVARTILNRKKRKVMTEFGEAEVKICTYKDRTFCYPEFESVRSICRQNGLDYQTVYSIIRMEVEK is encoded by the coding sequence ATGGGAAAAATACTGTATTTGGAATGTAACTCAGGAATCAGCGGTGATATGACGGTAGGCGCTCTTTTAGACCTGGGAGCAGATAAGCAGGCTTTTACAAAGGCTCTGCAAAGCCTGGGAGTGGACGGCTATCATTTACACTTTGGCAGGACCAGGAAATGCGGACTGGATGCTTATGATTTTGATGTTCATTTGGAAAATGAAAAGCATGGCCATAAGCGTGATCACGACAATGACCATGATCTCGATTATAGCCATGACCAAAGCCACGACCATGCGCATAATCACGATCATAGCCATGACCACGACCACAGCCATGACCACGATCATGACCATAACCAAAGCCATGATCATCCCCAAGTTCACCGGAATCTCCAGGATATATACGCAATCATTGACCGGCTGGATTCCAACAGCAGGGTAAAGGCAATGGCGAAGCGGATGTTTGATATCGTGGCAGAGGCGGAGTCAAAAGCTCATGGAATCCCTGTGGAAGAGGTCCATTTTCATGAGGTTGGAGCCATTGATTCCATTGTGGACATCATCGGTGTGGCGGTTTGTGTGGACAGCCTGGGCGTGGATGAGATCGTGGTATCTCCTTTGTCAGAAGGGTATGGCAGCATCCGCTGCCAGCATGGTGTTATCCCGGTTCCTGTTCCGGCAACAGCTAACATTGTATCGGCCCATGGTCTGAAGCTTCGTCTTACGGACAATGAAGGGGAGATGGTGACTCCTACCGGAGCTGCCATAGCTGCCGCCCTTGGGACAAGAACGAATCTTCCTTCCTCCTTTCAGATCTTAAAGACAGGGCTTGGTGCAGGGAAAAAGGACTTTAAACAGGCAAACGTTCTGCGGGCCATGCTGCTTCTGGAAGAGGAAGAAGGGGCAGGAGAAAATATGTGGGTTTTAGAGGCCAATATTGACGATTGCAGCGGGGAATCCTTTGGTTTTGCTATGGAATCCTTATTGGAAGCCGGAGCGGCTGATGTCTGGTATACGCCTGTATTCATGAAAAAGAACCGTCCAGCCTATATGCTTAGCCTGATCTGCCGGGAAGAAGAGATAAGCAGAATGGAAGATATCCTGTTCATTCAAACCACTACCATCGGAGTGAGAAGATACCCGGTAGCCAGAACCATTTTAAACCGAAAAAAAAGGAAGGTTATGACGGAATTCGGGGAGGCGGAGGTAAAAATCTGCACCTACAAAGACAGGACCTTCTGCTACCCGGAATTTGAAAGTGTAAGAAGTATTTGCAGACAAAATGGACTGGATTATCAGACGGTATACAGTATCATACGCATGGAGGTGGAGAAATAA
- the larB gene encoding nickel pincer cofactor biosynthesis protein LarB, with product MDIRDMLNLVKSGEMEIQEAEQLLKDLPYEDLGYAKLDHHRALRSGFGETVFCQGKPDPYLVEIYRKFYERDGEVLGTRASEEQFELVKSVVPEVQYDPISRILKVERTEKDRKGCVAVCTGGTADIPVAEEAAQTAEYFGCHVDRIYDVGVAGIHRLLSQRDRIRNASCIIAVAGMEGALGTVIAGLADCPVIAVPTSVGYGASFHGLSALLTMLNSCANGISVVNIDNGYGAGYLATQINRLAVK from the coding sequence ATGGATATTAGAGATATGCTTAACCTGGTTAAATCAGGAGAAATGGAAATTCAGGAAGCAGAACAGCTGTTAAAGGATCTTCCCTATGAGGACCTGGGTTATGCAAAGCTGGACCATCACAGGGCGCTTCGTTCCGGCTTTGGAGAGACGGTCTTTTGCCAGGGAAAGCCGGATCCATACCTGGTGGAGATTTATAGGAAATTCTATGAAAGAGACGGTGAAGTGCTGGGAACCAGGGCTTCAGAGGAGCAATTTGAACTGGTGAAATCTGTTGTGCCGGAGGTTCAGTATGATCCCATATCCAGGATCTTAAAGGTAGAGCGGACGGAAAAAGATAGGAAGGGATGCGTGGCGGTCTGTACAGGAGGTACGGCAGACATCCCGGTAGCGGAGGAGGCGGCACAGACTGCGGAATATTTCGGCTGTCACGTGGACCGGATATACGATGTGGGAGTAGCCGGAATCCACCGTCTTCTGTCCCAGAGAGACAGGATCCGGAATGCCAGCTGCATTATTGCAGTGGCAGGAATGGAGGGGGCTTTGGGAACGGTGATCGCAGGGCTGGCGGACTGCCCGGTCATCGCGGTTCCTACTTCGGTAGGCTACGGAGCCAGCTTTCATGGGCTCTCTGCTCTTCTTACAATGCTTAATTCCTGTGCAAATGGAATTTCTGTTGTAAATATTGATAATGGATATGGGGCGGGGTATCTTGCGACACAAATCAATCGACTGGCGGTGAAATAA